In Halomarina litorea, a single window of DNA contains:
- a CDS encoding Hvo_1808 family surface protein, translating into MNPTLALSLALVVVLAACAAPVEPGDGIGQDGTTVPDGPVTATSADPDATNGSETPGRDNESAFDPLGWENGYWYNASIDVDQSDGLSAAELDAYVSRAMARIELLRGLEFLEPVGVRVVSRENHRRTVAEWTNVTEAERVWNDQVWEALFVVGEDRDVTEEFAVLFGSNVFGYYDPETGDLVVVTSDANPAIPTGTLVHELVHALQDQHFDLERADLQGATQDQQLAVDGLLEGEANYLMYQYLARCGQWECVGTQASGTADGTRPNDGLLYTVLQPYSDGPVFVDALVQFGGWEAVDARYAAPPAATAQIIDPSAPAPEPVGYTDTARNGWERFDAGKNGTDSAGEASIAVMFWYQARAYGAPVVDDRALFDVSARYDRYNYTTTPSDGWAGDVVVPYRNPAGGEHGYVWQTKWHSVSDAIEFRDAYLSVLAEHRAVQFDGTTWVIEDGPFADAFRVVWDGRTVTVVNGPTVESLDDVRPDLAR; encoded by the coding sequence GTGAACCCGACCCTCGCGCTGAGCCTCGCCCTCGTCGTGGTGCTCGCGGCCTGTGCCGCACCCGTCGAACCGGGCGATGGAATCGGACAGGACGGCACGACAGTACCGGACGGGCCGGTGACGGCGACGTCGGCCGACCCGGACGCGACGAACGGGTCGGAGACGCCCGGACGGGACAACGAGTCGGCGTTCGACCCGCTGGGCTGGGAGAACGGCTACTGGTACAACGCCAGCATCGACGTCGACCAGTCGGACGGCCTCTCGGCAGCGGAACTCGACGCCTACGTCTCGCGGGCGATGGCGCGCATCGAACTGCTCCGGGGGCTGGAGTTCCTCGAACCGGTCGGCGTCCGCGTCGTCAGCCGCGAGAACCACCGCCGGACCGTCGCAGAGTGGACGAACGTGACCGAGGCCGAACGCGTCTGGAACGACCAGGTGTGGGAGGCGCTGTTCGTCGTCGGCGAGGACCGCGACGTGACCGAGGAGTTCGCCGTCCTCTTCGGGTCGAACGTCTTCGGCTATTACGACCCCGAGACCGGCGACCTGGTCGTCGTCACCTCCGACGCGAACCCCGCCATCCCGACGGGCACGCTGGTCCACGAACTCGTCCACGCCCTGCAGGACCAGCACTTCGACCTCGAACGCGCCGACCTGCAGGGGGCGACACAGGACCAGCAACTCGCCGTCGACGGCCTGCTGGAGGGAGAGGCGAACTACCTGATGTACCAGTACCTCGCGCGCTGTGGCCAGTGGGAGTGCGTCGGCACGCAGGCGAGCGGGACGGCCGACGGCACCCGACCGAACGACGGGTTGCTGTACACCGTCCTCCAGCCGTACTCCGACGGTCCCGTCTTCGTCGACGCCCTCGTCCAGTTCGGTGGGTGGGAGGCGGTCGACGCCCGGTACGCCGCGCCGCCGGCCGCCACCGCCCAAATCATCGACCCGAGCGCGCCCGCGCCGGAGCCGGTCGGCTACACGGACACGGCCCGGAACGGGTGGGAGCGCTTCGACGCCGGGAAGAACGGGACCGACAGCGCGGGCGAGGCGTCCATCGCGGTCATGTTCTGGTACCAGGCGCGGGCCTACGGCGCCCCCGTGGTGGACGACCGGGCGCTGTTCGACGTGAGCGCGCGCTACGACCGCTACAACTACACGACCACCCCCTCCGACGGGTGGGCCGGCGACGTGGTCGTCCCCTACCGGAACCCGGCCGGCGGCGAGCACGGCTACGTCTGGCAGACCAAGTGGCACAGCGTCAGCGACGCCATCGAGTTCCGCGACGCCTACCTGTCGGTGCTGGCGGAACACCGCGCCGTCCAGTTCGACGGGACGACGTGGGTAATCGAGGACGGCCCGTTCGCCGACGCCTTCCGCGTCGTCTGGGACGGGCGGACCGTCACCGTCGTCAACGGTCCGACGGTTGAGTCCCTCGACGACGTCCGCCCCGACCTCGCGCGGTGA
- a CDS encoding MaoC family dehydratase, translating to MRDADGCVAVGGRGAASAGRTDEGDPRRALPSPLDVGVVYDDPEWRFERSVERWEDVAVGVTVRFSKVVTDADVHGFGLVTGDTSRLHFDETYAEGTRFGGRVVHGLLTAGVVSAALARLPGTAVYLSQTTEFLAPVRVDDELTGVCEVVEALGGDRYRLRTAVRTQRGEHVLRGEAVVLLDRPA from the coding sequence ATGCGAGACGCCGATGGGTGCGTGGCGGTCGGCGGACGGGGGGCGGCGAGCGCGGGGCGGACGGACGAGGGGGACCCGAGGCGGGCACTTCCCTCACCGCTCGACGTCGGCGTGGTGTACGACGACCCGGAGTGGCGCTTCGAGCGGTCGGTCGAGCGCTGGGAGGACGTCGCGGTGGGCGTGACGGTCCGGTTCAGCAAGGTCGTGACCGACGCCGACGTCCACGGCTTCGGCCTCGTGACCGGTGACACCAGCCGACTGCACTTCGACGAGACGTACGCCGAGGGGACCCGCTTCGGCGGACGGGTCGTCCACGGTCTGCTCACCGCGGGCGTCGTCAGCGCCGCGCTGGCGCGCCTTCCCGGGACCGCGGTGTATCTCTCCCAGACCACGGAGTTCCTCGCGCCGGTCCGCGTCGACGACGAACTGACGGGCGTGTGCGAGGTGGTCGAGGCCCTCGGCGGGGACCGCTATCGCCTCCGAACGGCCGTCCGAACCCAGCGCGGCGAACACGTCCTGCGGGGCGAGGCCGTCGTCCTCCTGGACCGACCGGCGTGA
- a CDS encoding bacterio-opsin activator domain-containing protein, protein MTTYADPPIIDEDLVRAVGADAVAGVLVVADGVVVDGTDRAAAVLGYDPGALVGTAVDRLFPDTLGATPLESGDRRMRTLDAVGADGSARPVALRTAPVDHEGERLLTAVVIPVERPPEYAYLRRTFEYGNDAVLVVDIEADRVRECNPRACDLFGYGREALLACAPSQLFPGEDESFRAFVRSVSEEGAGWTGELHSRHADGRSVPVEVTGTTLDLGGRPHLLVVVHDVSQRSTTERRLVALYDLTGELLRARTPTAVARLGSRFAARHLGFERNTVRLHDEETDYLTVVATTGDGAPDDRVPADDTTPLGRAYATRQTIVEHRDGARQVHVPLGDYGVFSVALAVPDETALTLRLAELTGTTLVSAFDAARREDLLCRREEQVRRTRESLDRLGRANALVRDIVQAVVAAPTRADIEQSVCDRLVASDLYADACILGRAADGAATPRASAGTSTDLFDVVVALDGSDGTPVVERLYDGEHWVARWLRDDPTLPPGARPAVAAGCRALAAVPVAHGSVVYGALLVSAPRLSAFGEEELASVRALGELVGFAVTAAAMTLVPDAPTIELEFRATDRELFFIQLCDALDCECELVWAGPTVDGRFIRYVAVEGAPPEAVSAFAAESPNVERHRVVSGHENGGLFEFVVTASKLHTLLELGASIRSVTARPGESRIVVEVPAGTDVRALVDTYRARHDDVQLVRKQHVVPTASLSGVVTASALGSLTERQRTVLQSAYFGGYYEWPRASTAEEIAAVIGISPSTFHEHLRKAHHHLLEALFEGSE, encoded by the coding sequence ATGACGACTTACGCAGACCCGCCGATAATCGACGAGGACCTCGTCCGAGCAGTGGGGGCCGACGCCGTCGCGGGCGTCCTCGTCGTCGCCGACGGCGTCGTCGTCGACGGGACCGACCGGGCCGCCGCCGTGTTGGGATACGACCCCGGCGCGCTCGTGGGAACCGCCGTCGACCGCCTCTTCCCCGACACGCTCGGTGCGACGCCCCTCGAATCCGGCGACAGACGGATGCGGACGCTCGACGCGGTCGGTGCCGACGGCTCGGCCAGGCCCGTCGCGCTCCGCACCGCGCCGGTCGACCACGAGGGCGAGCGACTGCTGACCGCGGTGGTCATCCCCGTCGAGCGTCCCCCCGAGTACGCCTACCTCCGGCGGACCTTCGAGTACGGGAACGACGCCGTCCTCGTCGTCGACATCGAGGCCGACCGCGTCCGCGAGTGCAACCCCCGCGCCTGCGACCTCTTCGGGTACGGGCGCGAGGCGTTGCTCGCGTGCGCCCCGTCACAGCTCTTCCCCGGGGAGGACGAGTCGTTCCGGGCGTTCGTCCGGTCGGTCTCCGAGGAGGGTGCCGGCTGGACGGGCGAACTCCACTCCCGGCACGCCGACGGCCGGTCGGTCCCCGTGGAGGTGACGGGGACGACGCTCGACCTCGGGGGTCGCCCCCACCTGCTCGTCGTCGTCCACGACGTCTCCCAGCGCTCGACGACCGAACGGCGCCTCGTCGCGCTGTACGACCTCACCGGCGAACTGCTCCGGGCGCGGACGCCCACCGCCGTCGCCCGCCTCGGGTCGCGCTTCGCCGCCCGGCACCTCGGGTTCGAGCGGAACACCGTTCGGCTCCACGACGAGGAGACGGACTACCTGACGGTGGTGGCGACGACCGGGGACGGAGCGCCCGACGACCGGGTGCCGGCGGACGACACCACGCCCCTCGGGCGGGCGTACGCCACGAGGCAGACGATCGTCGAACACCGCGACGGGGCCCGGCAGGTCCACGTCCCCCTCGGCGACTACGGGGTGTTCAGCGTCGCCCTCGCCGTCCCGGACGAGACGGCCCTCACGCTGCGCCTCGCGGAACTGACGGGGACGACGCTCGTCTCCGCGTTCGACGCCGCCCGCCGGGAGGACCTGCTGTGCCGCCGCGAGGAACAGGTCCGCCGGACCCGCGAGTCGCTGGACCGACTCGGTCGGGCGAACGCGCTCGTCCGGGACATCGTCCAGGCCGTCGTCGCCGCCCCCACCCGCGCGGACATCGAGCAGTCGGTCTGTGATCGCCTCGTCGCCTCCGACCTGTACGCGGATGCGTGCATCCTCGGTCGGGCCGCCGACGGCGCGGCCACCCCGCGGGCGAGCGCGGGCACGTCGACGGACCTGTTCGACGTGGTCGTCGCCCTCGACGGGAGCGACGGCACGCCCGTCGTCGAACGGCTCTACGACGGCGAGCACTGGGTGGCCCGCTGGCTCCGCGACGACCCGACGCTCCCTCCCGGCGCGCGCCCGGCCGTCGCCGCCGGCTGCCGCGCGCTCGCCGCGGTGCCGGTCGCCCACGGGAGCGTCGTCTACGGGGCGCTCCTCGTGAGTGCGCCCCGGCTCTCGGCGTTCGGCGAGGAGGAACTGGCGAGCGTGCGCGCCCTCGGCGAACTCGTCGGGTTCGCCGTCACGGCGGCCGCGATGACGCTCGTCCCCGACGCGCCCACCATCGAACTGGAGTTCCGCGCGACGGACCGGGAGCTCTTCTTCATCCAGCTCTGCGACGCGCTGGACTGCGAGTGCGAACTCGTCTGGGCCGGCCCCACGGTCGACGGGCGGTTCATCCGGTACGTCGCCGTCGAGGGAGCGCCGCCCGAGGCGGTGTCCGCGTTCGCGGCTGAGTCGCCGAACGTCGAACGCCACCGGGTCGTCAGCGGTCACGAGAACGGCGGCCTCTTCGAGTTCGTCGTGACGGCCTCGAAGCTCCACACGCTCCTCGAACTCGGCGCGAGCATCCGGTCGGTGACCGCCCGCCCGGGCGAGAGCCGCATCGTCGTCGAGGTGCCCGCCGGGACGGACGTGCGCGCGCTGGTCGACACCTACCGCGCGCGCCACGACGACGTCCAGTTGGTCCGCAAACAGCACGTCGTCCCGACGGCCTCGCTCTCGGGCGTCGTGACGGCGTCGGCGCTCGGGTCGCTCACGGAGCGCCAGCGGACGGTCCTCCAGTCGGCGTACTTCGGCGGCTACTACGAGTGGCCGCGGGCGAGTACCGCCGAGGAGATCGCCGCCGTCATCGGCATCTCGCCGTCGACGTTCCACGAACACCTGCGGAAGGCCCACCACCACCTGCTGGAGGCGCTGTTCGAGGGCTCAGAGTGA